In Prinia subflava isolate CZ2003 ecotype Zambia chromosome 8, Cam_Psub_1.2, whole genome shotgun sequence, the genomic window aaacccactgaaattCCGAAACTCTCTAATTTATTCACTGGCTTTCAACCCACCTCCTGCTCCGTGCATTACCTTGGTGggttataaaataaaataaaataacaaaaaagaaaaaagaggaaggaggaagggaattGTTACTCAGATCAGCTCAGGATGAAACACCAGGCTAAACTTCTTTTAGCTGCCACTAAATTCCCTGGATTTCTGTACATACTCTAGAAAGATTCTCAGCTTGCTGAGGAAGGACTGAACTCTCAGGAATGGCTACTCCAGACTCTGCTTCCTCATCTGGTGCTGGGGACTGGCAGCTCCTCCCTAGGATGTCAGAATGGAACAAAATTAttaagcaaaaagaaataaatagagaTGTGAAGTGAGGGATCTGAGGCACTGCTGGAATATCAAGGAGAGCAGACAGTGACACTAATTGTCTGTCAGGAACACGGAGGAATAATGACATTTAAATGCTCACCTCATTAATTAATCTAAGCAGGGGAACCTTGCCCTGTTCCTTTGTCCAGAACtttttcaaaagctttactcactgagctgctccagaaaaagcagctgagtGGTGAGACTGGAAGAAATAGAAGTGTGAAAGCACACTCAAGGGTCTGAAAGCTTTGGGTTTCTCACACTGCTCACAATAATCAGTGAGGATGGAGGGCTCCAAGCTCATTCCCTCCACCTATTAACACCTAATACTCATCTTATCTCTATTTATGCCCATCAAGGAGTGACTGACTTGCTCTGAGGGCAAAAAAACTCAGCAAGACAAAATGGACAGTTCCTGTAAAAAATCACAGGAGCTGAAATCTGGTTGGAAACggaaagagacaaaaagagaagagaataTTTGATTTCTCAGCCTCACCTGGGGGACTCCTGGGGGCAGGCTCCAGCTCACTCTCCCCAGACTCGGTTCCATCCTCGCTGCCCAGGTCCCAGGGCTCACCTGGCTGCCACCCAcacctcccctgctgctgctgctgccttttgggGACACCAGCAGGGACACGCCGGGGGCTTTCCTTGGCACTTTCTGCTTCACTTTCCGACGTGCATTCCCCAGCAGGGTAAGGGCAGCCGAGCCCCAGCCGCCCTGAGGCCGCTCTCCTGGCCATGTGCTTGACTTCAGCTgcacaaaaagaacaaagttaCCCCTTCCCACCACAGAACCTgcacctgctctgtgccacaTCTCAGAAATGCCACGGTGAGAGCTGCGAGCACGACAGCCTCTGTCATGACAAGAGCTGAACACTTccattttaaataaagcttCCAACCTGCACAAATTGACGTGGACAAGTCTCTGCAGAAGAGTTTTGTCGGTTTGGTTCTGTATTATCCATGCCCGTGCTGCCATCcactgggcactgccagccctgccctgcctgaaCCCACACACTGCCCAAAGGCAGGCCAGGAATTCCTCCAGCTCCACAAACCAAACACCCCAACGTGCCCGGGGTTATTCTGTGCCCAGAATGTGCAAGACAGGGGATCCCACTCACTTGGATTCCACCCAAGAACAACCTCACAGAGCTTCAGCAATTAAGGCAGAGACCTCTCCTCGTGTGCTGAGTTTAATGCACTGCACTGCAGCAAGATTTCTGATATGAATGCTGAGTTAACTCTGCTTTAACACTGATTTAACTCTGCTTTAACACTGATTTAACACTGCTTTAACACCGCTTTAACACTGCTTTACTCACTCCTCCATCCCGACTGCACCACCCTCCTCCTGTCActgctttttttgctgcagAATTCAGCCCTTGGTTTTGAATGGCACCTGCAATAAATGATGATGAAATGCACAATGAGCACGAGCGTACTGTGTCAAGTATTCCCCAGCCAGGAAAAGGCTCCAAGTTGTTTTAACATTAATTAGAGCACGTGTGCTCTCAGCCTTTTAACAACCCAGCAGAACCAGCAGATTGAGCTGCCAGAAGCTTGGAAAGCACAGACAATTATTTGGGTCTATTCTCGATTAACCAGACAAGCTGCACATCCAGCTCTGCAtctcagagctgcctccagaTGCTGCAGCTCCAAAGACACGCCGTGGATGATGTGGGGATTGTTTTATTGATCACAATTTCAGACCTGGACAAACACAACTCTCCTATCAGAGTTCACTCCCTGGCCTTCACTGACCCTGTCAGCACCCGGAATATTTCTGTTCTAACCTTTACCAAGAGGCCTTTCTGATCCAAATGGATCGTGGATTAATTTTAGAACTGCAGCAGTTTTCCTGATTTGACCAAACATTGGAATAAGTGTCTGTCCCCCTCTTCCCAAAGTGAATCTGCACAAGTTTTGCCAGGTAATTTCAACGTGTGCTTTCCATTCATGCTTAAAAACACAAAGAGATGACAATAAAATGATTTCTACTGGGATTTGAAGGAGGGAGAACCACCTTTATCAATACCTTCCCAGATTGCTCTCCTTAGGCACTGGCACAGTTCTGGACCACTGCCCTCCATCCCAGGGGCGTGTGGAATCTTTTGTGACACAAAGTGCcctgtcacagcagctctgcagctgacagTGACTCACAGCAGGCTCCTCTCTGTACAGATGGCTTTTGCCTTTCTGAGAAACATTTAATGCCAGCCTTGATCCTGATGTGCCTCCTCCTGACAGCGTCTCTCTCCAGATGAAGCTGTCAGAATTAACTCTTCTGTGAATAAGATCAGAACTCACcacttctccccttcccttcttgCTGCAGGATGTGAATCAGCTCCTCTCTGACACTGCACGTTGAACTTCTTTTGGCATCTGGCAGACACGTGTGGGAGGAAATGCTGAAATGAGTCCAACAAGCCATGATTCAGCACACACTGGGCATTCTGCTAATTACTGCCTCAGAACAGGGCAGCGCTGACAAACTTTATTCCCTGAGTTTTATTTTAGCTGCTCTGCTCGGGAGAAAGGATGACAACTCCAGCAAAAACTCTGCCCTGGATTTACAGCAGGTTCCAGGTGCAGGCAGGCAATCAAAAGCTGCAGCTTCCTGAGGGATGAGTGGACCTGAAAGACTCAAGATTATCCCCACAGGAGATATGTATTTGAATTTCTCTCTTTGGTCCATGTATTTAATAATGAAAGTGATCCAGAAGCCCTTCTAATAACAGCTTAGGCCttaacacaaacaaaaatatttctgcactgGCCTTTTCCCTGAGAGTCCCATCTCCATTTTAGTGCAGGATTTGGACTTTAACCCCACCTGAGCCACTGGATCAGTACTGGAACTGGACTGGGAAGActggagagaaagaggaaacaaCACAATTGCACTGCTGAGCTGTTTTCATTCATACAAAATGCACATGGATCACTTTAAAGGACAGATTCACCCCTCCTCTTGGACACCACCCACCCCTGCATCTCTCTGCCTGCTAAGGAGCACAGAAATGCCAACCAGGCCCCCTGCTCAACATTTTACTCCTGGTTTAGGCTCACCTCATCCCCCAGGCCTTTGCCCACGCCGCAGCCCGGATCACGACGGGTGCTTGCAATTTTGCTCTTCCACTTCTCATTTGGAATTGCCTCTCTTTCCTTGGCTGTCCTGGGAACAGCCTGGAAGCTGTCTCTGCCTGGTGCCTGACACGTTATTGTTGGTGGAATGTAGTCCCTGGATGGTGGAGCTACAGCCTTGTGTAAAAAAATATCAGCTCCAGAAAAAGCCTCATCGGTGCTCTGGGAAGCAGCATCAGACCCACTCCAGTGTCTCCCTTGAGAACTTTCCTCAGGGAGCAGATTCATCCTGAGTTCCTGGAGCAGCTTCTTCTGCTTTCCCATGGCCTCCATCCTGTCTAGCTTCTCCTCTGTCCTGCTCAGGGAatccccagcctgctgcagcatGCTCTGCATGATCTTGAGGTTCAGGGCGCATTTGCTGATGAGCTGCTCGCTCTGGGAACGGCTGCTCAGCCTCCTGCCAGCATCTCCCCTcacctgggacaggggagaggCTTCTCTCAccccttcctcttcttcctcctcctcttcttccatctcctcctcctcctcctcctctccagtgAAGCCCGTGGTGGACCCCGAGGATTCCCCTTCCTCCTCGCTCTCCcactggctctgctctccttccttttGCTGCCTCTCTGCATCCTCTAGAGCTTGGCCTaacccagctcctcctcccaggAACTCCTGGGGACCTTCTGGATAACTGGCCAGGATTTCATTCCTTTCAAAGCTGCACAGGCTCCCATCCACATCGCTCTCACTGCAGTCAGAAGCTCCTGTCTGCAGCTCAGAGGAGTCATTCACATTTCTgtcctgtgctggctctgcactGCCCGGTGCCTCCTGTGCCACCAAAGAACTGCTCTCCTTGGGGAAAACAGAGTCTTTGGGGGCAGAAAAGCCACCTGAAAAAATTCAATTTGAAACATTAATTCGTTTCTCTGGAAATCCCACAGCCACGATGCTTTTGCGCAGTGAGGAGTTGATTTTGGAAATTCAGAAATTCCCCAAGTTTGATACCTCTGCTGAAAACTGTGCCTGAACAAAACAGATTCAGAGTCTTGACAACACAATTAACAAATAAATGGCAGctaaaacccaaagcaaactgCTTCCTTTTTTCAACCTACACCATAAAATCTGTCataaaatctgtcattttcCTGATTTATGTCGGGCTGCTGTGGGCTGAGGAACACgtgagggacacagggacatccTGCTCCAGGGAACTCACCCCCCTTGCTCATCCctttttcctggaattccaCAGTCCTCTTCTGGAAGCTGAAAGCTGATGCCCAGCAGATGTTCACATCTGCATGAACAGCagatttctgtgctctgtgtaTTCCACCACCCTCAGCCTTCACCAAGtcctgtaaaacaaaacaaacaaacaaaggaataaaattaaaatataaacaaaaataaataaataaataataaaaatataaataaacaagttttatatatttatatatttttttatatatatttatataaataaataaaatataaataaaataaagttgtaTTTGACAGTTCTGTGtgtctctgcctgctcctctgaGGGGGTTCAGCTCCATCATCACTTCCCTCTAGATTTCAGCAGAACAACTTGGATCTGAATGGACACAGCAGAGGTGAGAGTGCTGGAAATCACCTTTAAGTCATTATTCAGGATATATTGAATATCTTGAAGTTTCATGGAGCGGTTCCTCTGCTTGGGCTCCAGCCCTGACTTGACAACATCAAAATAGAGCAGGGGGAGCCTGGcatctgcctgcagctgctcccctgaAAGGATGAGCTGCTCCACACCTGAGTCTTCCACACCTTTCCAGGGAGGGCTCTCTGCAAGAAACAATTACAGACTTCATGTCACCAGCTGTATattaatggaaattaaaattaaataaataaaaaattgcattaTTCCCTGTCCATTCCTTAATTTACAATTAAAACCAAGCACTGGAATCTCCTCCCTGTCTTATTCCAACACTGGATGCTTTCAAGGGAGCTGGCAGAAATATCTAGAGGAGAGTGACAAACAACCCTGCTCTGGAGTCTTCATTGGGATTAATTTTTGGAGTAATTGTTTATCCCATTTCACTGTCAGAATAGTCAAAGTGAGTAACAGAACAGGTATTATCTGtaataacagcaacaatacATTATAATAATAGAGTAACAATAACTTATCTCTAAGTTATCACAGAgatcaaaaacataaaaagctGCACAAGCTTGTTTTGAACAGTGGAAAGACTTAACTGAATGTTTTGCTGgtaggaagaaggaaaataatcagCAGAAAACCACTGTATCTCTCCCATATCCATCATTAATTTCATCCTTTAACcacacaattttaaaatttctgacaACATTTTACATGAATTCCCAATAATCCTTGGTATTGTCATTAATATTTGGAGTTTTGCTGTGCCTGATTCATTTTTTAAGTTCAACTCAACCCAAAGCTGTGCATTCACCTGTCAAGgcctcctgcagcagtgcacAGAAGCTGTAAACATCTGATTTAACTGTGCCAGGCTTCCTCCGGATTATTTCAGGGGAGCACCAGCGGAACAGCTGGACTGGGACAGGAATTCGGGTCAGGTCACTGTGCTCTCCACTGTCCTTGctgcaaaaagggaaaaaaatgtaaattaggACACACAACACATTCAGCAACAAGGTTTGTATTTAGGAATTCAACACCTGGGTGTGCCACAGCTTTTAGTTTAATATATAAAAGGTTCAGGGCATGTCTGCAAATAGAAATGAGCAGTAAATGTCTTTTGGCAAAGATTTTCTGGGGAAAGCAACACCTCCTTTAACCACCTTACAattaaaagaactgaaaaaaaaaaaaaagctgaacttTTCCCAACAGGAGCTTTACAAACAACCCTTTAGCTTTTAACAGGAAGCCTGACAAAAATTTAATTCTACCCTGCATCTAGGGGATCATTTCAGTAATAATTCACTGAGACGAGAGGGAATACTCTGTCTGACTGCTGGCACTCAATTCCCAGCAGACTAACGAGGTTTTGGGTGTTCATCCCCCAtttcacagcagccctgggggggTTGCTCACCTCTCTATCACGTACTCCAGGTTGCAGAGCTTGGCCTCCCCAGGGGACACGATTTGGACGGcgtgggaggagagggagcgGTGGATGAAGCCCCGGGAGTGCAGGAAACGCAGGGCGTCGATGACCTGCAGCAACACGTGCAGGAGGGTCTctgtctgcagcactgggaattcTGCACgctggaagggggaaaaaacaacccaaaagtCTCAAGGTTAactttccctgagattctccttggggttgctgtttaTAAGGTTTTccctcagggttgctgttcccagagttaatcaggttttcaggcttctctttgccctgggtgtttcacaccagaggtagagacgacaagctgagtccccagtgcacatttccaaggttgtttattcttcattatctcagttctgtctcagctctgccaggcctccctggcagggtccctgatctcagttctgtcccagctctgcagggcatccccagcagagcaggactgggcgggtcagagagccccacaccttatgtacagtacccctgacccaagCACcatccacaatgaactttttatttacgAAActgtaccaatgcctactacctatgctaacatgtcagttctactctaaaccaatctctaaaatccaactcagcagaaaatgggggacgagagcaagaacaaggagcacaggggccactcccaaattcctccatcttgtctcttcaacctcatatactaaaaatcctagattctacatttacattctatgataaactaaatactacttattttgaattctctcagcttgtgattcttcatacaatgtgggcattcactgccatggcagggatcagaggcagtgtcctcctgggctctgtgtgaggctggctgagcccctggacagaccccag contains:
- the TEX14 gene encoding inactive serine/threonine-protein kinase TEX14 isoform X1 — protein: MNHQLLLKQAPPQNIFGFLAGTFVDAVNSMGQTCLFTAALLGLGKIVDVLLEYGSDANHRCYDGSTPVHAAAFSGNQWILSKLLDGGGDLRVHDKEGKTPQIWALSASKESSAQMLEFMQQCTLHMQAAVWNLPSDLLRKVGSSKSLICSPSRFGGLVQGNAENPLGKLLKGQRSVARNIYSFGFGKFYLAGSGHLGYLASLPIIGDRDVAQADDEPAFSYHVGPYMAMTNLVWGGSRVTVKELSLQPQQSGARLRLADLLLAEQEHSSKLRHPHLLQLMSVCLSSDLEKIRLVYERVHFGSLYSILHERRAEFPVLQTETLLHVLLQVIDALRFLHSRGFIHRSLSSHAVQIVSPGEAKLCNLEYVIESKDSGEHSDLTRIPVPVQLFRWCSPEIIRRKPGTVKSDVYSFCALLQEALTESPPWKGVEDSGVEQLILSGEQLQADARLPLLYFDVVKSGLEPKQRNRSMKLQDIQYILNNDLKDLVKAEGGGIHRAQKSAVHADVNICWASAFSFQKRTVEFQEKGMSKGGGFSAPKDSVFPKESSSLVAQEAPGSAEPAQDRNVNDSSELQTGASDCSESDVDGSLCSFERNEILASYPEGPQEFLGGGAGLGQALEDAERQQKEGEQSQWESEEEGESSGSTTGFTGEEEEEEEMEEEEEEEEEGVREASPLSQVRGDAGRRLSSRSQSEQLISKCALNLKIMQSMLQQAGDSLSRTEEKLDRMEAMGKQKKLLQELRMNLLPEESSQGRHWSGSDAASQSTDEAFSGADIFLHKAVAPPSRDYIPPTITCQAPGRDSFQAVPRTAKEREAIPNEKWKSKIASTRRDPGCGVGKGLGDEHFLPHVSARCQKKFNVQCQRGADSHPAARREGEKWCHSKPRAEFCSKKSSDRRRVVQSGWRTEVKHMARRAASGRLGLGCPYPAGECTSESEAESAKESPRRVPAGVPKRQQQQQGRCGWQPGEPWDLGSEDGTESGESELEPAPRSPPGRSCQSPAPDEEAESGVAIPESSVLPQQAENLSRGHSRELHCSLNSPPDVTEEFFTPDYFLPPALEGRSEPSNAEGKAGAVCAGFSQKLPGEAASGIQAPGGKILFCSTTPQSCGSNKLGVNQLSPVPGASVDAAREATLWEPQEESQEKDVSVADIQDLSSIPCEQNFQRGVECKTPRLSHAPTSVSTPLGSEEKIPLAFEKYKHCREFPSDSSFCGSQETSTVFKTFTTACEEERSMEIPVVAPRVCPFVLKEPVGLPPVASSLRNTRQAPALSEASPPSIDKLPPPAQELLDEIGLTPVSMIFWKECSMQEMRRSKNDFRHSLLDEQPKDHKSHPQQQLPPAPPFRIIFLDKSSLHD